A window of Phyllobacterium sp. T1293 contains these coding sequences:
- a CDS encoding Lrp/AsnC family transcriptional regulator produces MPMQLDDIDRRILRALQRDGRIQNTELAKEVGLSPSPCLRRVKLLEEAGVIDRYVAVLNAVKVNLGLSMFARVWLTAQDAETIDHFIEAMKQLPQVVECYIMLGESDALLRVVVADLDDYRRFQSAHLTRKNGIQNVKTDVPSQTVKQTYALPLP; encoded by the coding sequence ATGCCAATGCAGCTTGATGATATAGACAGACGCATTCTCCGCGCGTTGCAACGCGACGGCCGGATACAAAATACTGAGCTGGCCAAAGAGGTGGGCCTGTCACCTTCCCCCTGCCTGCGGCGGGTGAAGCTGCTTGAAGAGGCTGGTGTCATTGATCGTTATGTGGCTGTTCTCAATGCGGTAAAAGTGAACCTCGGCCTGTCGATGTTCGCGCGGGTGTGGCTGACCGCACAGGATGCGGAAACGATCGACCACTTTATCGAAGCAATGAAGCAGCTGCCGCAAGTGGTGGAGTGTTACATCATGCTTGGTGAAAGCGATGCGTTGCTGCGTGTTGTCGTGGCTGATCTAGATGACTACAGGCGCTTTCAATCTGCGCATCTCACCCGTAAAAACGGCATTCAGAACGTGAAGACAGATGTTCCAAGCCAGACGGT